TATGTCACTCCTATCGTTTCGTGGATATTAGACAGACATCACAACCACAAACGTAAACTTAAGTGCCACAGAATCGAGTCGGCATACTGCTAATCGAAATACTTCATTAACATTTCATCAACACGTTTCAATTAATAACGCGAAAGTTAGCGTCCTATTTCCTCTTATTTTACATTCGTATATATTCTTATGTAATAAAGGGGCTACACAATGGGAACGCGAAGCTATCTCTTCGTCACGGATGGTTGTGGCTCCGAGAGCTTTTTCAACACCAATTAATAATTAACTATCGGCTACACGCGATTACGTACCTCTTTAAAATGTTTTCAATTTGGATCGAAATGGCCCCAAAGTATCAGTCTTTTGGTTGAAAATTTTGTTAATTTTACTATACATAGTTGAGCACAATTCTACGAAGTGCGGCTTGGCTCGGTAAAGAACATATTGTCCTATACGTTCTACAGCCAACGACTTCTATAACGCAACTATTATAGGTACACGCAATAACCGAAGGAGCATTTTGTTCGAATAACTCTTAAATACTTATACGAGTAACGTCGCGCGTAatcttaattaaaatattatctAAACGACAATTGTTAAATATACTTATTAACTAAAAGTCGGTATGAAAATAAATTTGAAGTCTATAGGCTCGTAATAAaacgtaaaaagaaaaaaatcaaaTAAGGAACATGTTATTAGAAACTATATAAAACAACGCTGTTTGAAAACCTACTCGAACAAAACGCTCAAAGTCATCGAACCAATAACCATATATTCTCCTTGCACGTAAATATTAACGGGATTCCTATATCAAGTATGTTATTATATCCCAATATATACGAATATAAATTGCAATATAGATATATACTACATCCTCTAATAATGATAAATCTTAGCTTTAACAAAACAAACGTATAGTATTTGATTATCGGGTCCTACACTTTGACAACTACAAATTACAAACGCCTTCTACGGTCTTAAAGTTCATAAAATGAACCTGTTACATTTCCTTTCAATCCTATTACAATCAAGTATTCATTCAGGTTTCCCCTTTGTTTAAGAGCAAACAATTTATCGAAAGAAATAAATAGGAACCAGCCTATAAGATCATACAAAGGACAGAGATAGATAATAactaattatttaataaattcattaaaaatataataGTCCAGGCCAATTTACTAAATTTCCAAATAAAACATATCGCCGTTCATAATGAAACGATTGTCTTGTATGCGTGTATATTAGTATCTCAGTCAATATATATTTAATcgtaacttaaaaaaaaaaataaagataaAAAACTAAACCAttacttttcttttctttgcgTACGCCACTTTAACTACGTTCACAGTCTCCATTAACAGAGTATCTAATATAGTTACAGTAAGACCGTTCTTTACCGCGAGTTCGTCATGATGGAATTTCGTCCATTCGTCTTCTTCAGCTTGAGCTTCCCTAGCCAATAATTCGTCGACCCTGTCTCTTCGTTTCCTACTCCAGCGCATCACCATGTTCTCACGCTGCAGTTTCGTCTTGAACCCGAATAACGTGGCTACCTCTTTGTTCACGTAAGCGTTAAGCTCGTCGATGCTCTTGGGCATTTTCATCGCTGGCTTTGTCTTCACGTTTGGTTTCGTCCAGCTCGGGCCTGGCTTCTCGTACTCGGCCTGATAAACCTCCGCTATCGTCTCTTTGCACAGGTCAAAGAGGAACGCGTTATAAATCCTCCTATCCTTTTTCACGGTCTCGTCGTTCTCTTTGGTTAACTCGCAAATCTCAGGAGGAGCCTCTAGGCTCATGATATCTTCCCCGGCCTCTTTCGCCTTAAATATTATGGCTGTGGCCTTTTCCGTAAACGCTGTTAATTCTTCTATGTTCGACGGGATCACAGCTGGTGGAGGAGATGGCGATCCAAGGGACGTTGAAACTCTTTTACTGCCACCCGGTGGTGTATACGGAGGAGGTGGTTTGTTTGGTATCTCTCTAAAGTAATATGATTCCTCCTCTGCCTCTAACTTCTTGATCTGTTACGATGAAACGTATATGTATGAAAATTGTGGTTGTATCGTGTCTACaatttttctaagtgttatctCGCCTTTTGAATTATTATTAGTTTACTGTCAAGTTGAAGGTGTTGAACTATAATCTTTACTAGAAACAACTGTAAGATACACACCATCAGAATCTGTGCTCCAAAGGCTAATTAGAACCTCCATACGTTGAAACTACAAGACTAATTTAGTTGTACCCCGAGGGAACATTTCCACGAGTCCAGAAGACGAGATGTTACGTAAAAAATGAATGGAATAGCGGAAGTAAATGTGAAATCTAACTTTTTCTTCTGCGTTCTTTTTTCTCTTACATATAGAGTATTGCAAAAGTATTCTGCTAATCTTATCTACGTTCTTTCACCAGTGCTATGGATCGACCACGGAAGTATTAAGGATGATATCAAAAGAAGAAATGGTGGAGGCGAATGTTTACCTCTAACTCGATCTGAAGCTGTTCGATGCGGAGCAGTTTCGCTTCCCAGTCCGCGACTTCCACACCAGGTTGATCCAACGAGGCTGTGTAAAGAAAAACGAGGAATAATATAAATCCGTGAGAGGCTTCACAAGTAAATTGTCCAGGAAAAGCAACACGAATCTTTACATTACATTATGAATTCACATTTTACTTCGATTAGGTGCTCTTTGATGActtaaaaagaaagaagaacgaAAAAACATCCATATatggattaaaaaaaaaaaaaaaacgtttcgATGCATTAATAAAACGGTATAAAAGCTGTGACAAAATTATACATTCCAAGTTCCTATTATATGGTATACGATGGTCGTCGGTTTTTAATGAGTACTTAAAAGGAATGGAGGAGGTACAATGTTTTACATTGTGTTGTGTTGCACAATATTTAACAGGCTTTCCTTGTGCGTATAGAAAATGAATAGTCAAAGGTCAAGCACTCATGCAACACTGATTTGTACAAAAAGAACAAGTCAATGTTCGGTTTCATTCAAAGTTTCGTGTTGTATTACCTTCAAGTAATTATTATCTCGACTTTGCTATTCTGAAAATAAACAATACACGGCTATACGAGGCAATGCTTTGCACAGGAATACACAGCCAATATAAATATCAGAACGTGTCTCTGTAATGTATGTAATATGCAagtatataatatatgtatatatatatataaattactatcgttaatatttaatattatgcaAATGTTCTCGAAATGAATTCAAACCTAATCAGCTGTGTTCTTAGACTAGACGCGCACTAAGGACAGTTTATGGCGCAACAATTCCATGGTTGTTGCACGTGTAATGCAATGAAACAGCTTTACCGCTGAAAGTATACACGGTTTAGCAATAAAACTGTTCATTTTTGCCATTCAAGAAAATTGCATGACTTGTGCTCTTGCGattgaaaaaaaggaaagaaacctTTCGAATGTATTCAATGTTAATTAATTTTGTAGAACTTGCAACAGTTACAAAAAGAAACAGGTCAGGTTTTACCTTGCGCGCGAGGCCTTGAGAACAAAAAAGATTTACACTGCAATCGCGTTATCCAAAGCGCGCACTTTCATATAAACCGATGGATTTTTTCTAAACGACAAAACGATGCAGCACAAATTGTTGCTAGCGAGCGTCTAGCTGTAACGTATCATAGTGTAAAAATATTCAAATGGCAATGTAATTTAAAACTCTGAATTTATATACACATTGGAAATGTAAAGAATtccgctaaaaaaaaaaatgataaaagtAGTTACAGAATATAAAAGAAATGCCATACAATTATGaatgaaaaatattgaaaaatgcATTTTCAGATATTTGTAATCTCATGATTATATATGTGAAACATACGAGGTTGTACGTAAATTAAAATTATACCTTTTAATTTATCTATCATGACTTCGATATCCTTCTCGGACGTAGCGACAATGGGCGTAGCATGGAATGTGTCCTTTGAATCGGCGCTTTGATTTTCCGCGGCTGTGCCATTTAATAAATCATCATTCAACGCGTCGATGTCCAATCTTGAATCGTTAAGGTCCCTCGGAGAGTCCATCTCGATTTCTGATACACCTTTCGGCGTATCCCTGCCTTCGCTCGACTCAGACAACACATCCTGTTCCTGTTTCCCTTTTTCTTCCGCCTCGATTGGGCTAATTACCGTTTGTATCGATTGATTCTCCACCTCGGGTGTTACCGTTTTAGATTTTTGGTATTCAAAGTTATCAGCCGGTGATTGTTCATCCTCCTTCGAAGTATCTTCCACCACTTTGTTATCGAGATTTATAGGTACAACGCTATCTTTATCAGAAATCTCTGCCCGCGGCTTTTCACTATCTTCAGAGCTATGCTTGTTGCTTTGGAATCTGTCCGTCTCAGTTTCCGTGCTCGAGTAAGATCTCTGTGTAATCCCATCGAGTATCTTCAACACCTCTTCCGACTTTTGCACCGCTTCGTATCTTTCCGGTATCGAAGATGATTTCTGTACGGCTGCCGATCTCTGACGTTCGCTTTTATCGAAGATTTCAGAAACTTCGAGGCTCTCCTCCGAGATATCCTCGTACTCCGGATCCTTCAAAACGTCGAACGTTTTGTTTATCGTATGCAGCGATACATCGTTCACGGCAACTTCGACATCCTTCGCTGTTTTAACATCATTCACACTAACGGAAGTAGCTAGATCTGTTTCATTACGGATCCCAATTTCTTGGATCTCAACAGCTTGAGTGTCCGTCTTATCGTGCGATAACGACTCCGCTTCGGTGGCAGAATCTATagagcatttagtttctttttctaTTACGTCTAATCCACTTTCGGCTACCTCGATCAAATTATCAAGCTGTTCACCGTCCGAACTATCTTGCTCCACTATGGGTTTCAATGGTTCTTCTTCCTGCGTCACTTTTTCCTCCGTTTCCACCTTATCTTCACATTTATTCGCTTCTACGGTTTCTTCTTCTGCTAATTCTATTTTGGCGTCGATATCAAGCTCCGACAAACTCTCGCTTTCCACGCTTCCGGGTTCTAACTCGGTTATAACAATCCCCCCGGACTTAGtttcgctgcgatacgtatccTCGTCTTTAAGTTCTAAATGTACATCTATAACATACTCGGTATGAACTTCATCGGCTGTTACATCTTTCTTAATATTCGTATCGGCATCGATATTCAGAGAAGCAGTCTCGTTACTAATTTCGTCCAGCTTCACCTCGATTTCCTCCAACGATTTGTCTTGTAAGatagaagtattcgtaattgACTTTCTCTCTTCATCCACCGCGACTTTTGCCTCGTTTTTGTTCCCTATAATGTCCGAATGAAGTACGATTTTGTCTCTTATCGAGTTGTCTTCGATACTTTTCTCAACTCTGTCCAATATCTTAATCACAGAATCGTGAATGGCTTTTTGGAAATCATCAGTTTCTATGCTGCGCACGGTGTCCTCCTGATCTTGCACTTTGGCGTTTTCTTTAGTAAACGTATGCAATATGTCTTCAGCTTTATCTGCGAGGCCAGCTTTCTCGATATGGTACACCATTTCGTCGGGTTTAGTAACATGCAAATCGATTTTCGTGGATTCACTTTTCGGGATAAATAGAGACGGCTCTTCTAGATCTTCTGCATCACTGATTATATTACTTTCAAAGATCTGGTCTTTATAGTCAATTGAATGAGATATATCTTTTGAGCGTAAAAATATGCTCGAGTCATCGTTGTCGGATCTTGAATTTTGGCTTTGCGATTTTTCCCACGCAGAATGAGCAACATCTTGTTGAACATCAAACGAGTCAGATACCGTCCAATCATCTTTGTCTAAAGTCTTGTTAGTAAAAATATCACGCGATTGATTACCATCTTTGCTAATCTCGTTTCTATTAACGCTTACAGCATGGACCAGAATATCCTTGGGTCCATCGATAGATTTTCGGGAATCTTCCTTAAACTCTATATTTTCTACTTGTACGAATTGAATTTCATTTTTCCCGGTATCGGTAAATTTTCTAGACTCGTTCGTTGATAATTCGAACTCCTCTGCTTTCGAATCTGTGGAGTCATTAGTTATGCTTTGGTATCTATCGTCTTTCGTGTATTTTAATTCCAGAAGACTGTCAATTGTTTTAATCGATGACTGCGGAGATGTCTGCTTCCTCAACAATTCATTTACGTATTCTGCAACCGATGCCTGCTGAATCGAAGCATTCCGTGAAAGCTGTTTAGAAATTACGTCGCTCTCATTCTCTGTATGAGAACGCGTTGTAAGTACGTCATTTATTATCGAACTGTGATTTATGTCCGTATATTGATTTAACGagttattcttttgaagcgagttagATCGTTCTGAATGAAACGAACTTTTAATTGAATCTAACGAACGGTGATTTTCTAATGTATGCGAGACAACTGAATTTTCTTCGACACTCGCGACGACGTTTTTCTCGGGATATACTATTTCAGACTCTACAGAGCCTAAAGTACTTACGCTCTCTTTAGTCTGCGCGATTTTCGAAGAAATTTCAGACACAGATTTAATATTAGTTTCCACGGAGATATCATCTGAAGATTTTTCAGTTTTTTCATAGAGATTTAAATTATTATCTTCGATCCGGCTCAAGTCGTTTTCGTTATGTTTAATGTGTTCTGATATTATAGATTTTTCGATttcatttaatatttctttacttcttgcTTTGTAGTCGATTTCTTGGCTATTTGACCTAGATAAAGACATTTTGTGTGGCATTATGGTAGACATTACATCATCAACTTTTTCCACTATACTTTTACTATCGTTCGAGTTAGCGACCGATTTTAATTTAGTATCATTCGTCAAATATTGTGAAATTTCGAAATTAGTGTCCTTTTTATCTAACTCCGCATCCTTGCTCTTCTTCTCTTTCACAGCCTCCACATCgaaaatttcattatttttatcAGATACCGAGTGAATGTCCGATATGTCCTTCGACGTACTTTTTTCTTCGTTCTGCAACTCGTACTTCGCCCTATCATTCGGCTGCttgttgaaacgcgacatcatcTCCGAGAGTATTTTCAGTTCATTTTCCAAAGAGCTTATATCCTCGATTAAGTTCTGATTATTTAAACGTAGAAAGTCTAATTTCTTAGAGAAATCAGGACTTTCGTTAGCAGATTCGGTTCTAATTTCCGCGTTAGAACTTTGAACGTTGCTAGATTTTCTGGATGAGACATGCGATTGATCCGAATCGTGCATTTTATTAACTGCAGACTGCGATGAAACGGTTTTAATACGGGATTGTTCGGAGAACGTATCGAAGTCGGATTTGTATTCCCTTAAATCAGATTGAATCGTGTCATGTTTGGAGAGTTTTGCTTCCGATTTTGCGAGTACATCTGCTTCAGATATCGGCGCGCTGATCTCAGTTCTAACATCCTCGGAGATACTATTTTTCCTCGTATCGGATGCATTTTCATTGCATTGTGTTTCGTTTCTATACTGCCTGGTCCCATAAGGAACGTTCTTCTCTGACCGTACATCGTCCGAAACGGACGACATCGAAACAGAGCCAAGTTTATCGATCTCGATTTGTTCCGATATACTCTCGTCGAAAACAGATTGAGCGCTGCGATTAATAGTGCTCATTTTCGCGGAGCTCAAGTGTTCTAACGTTCTTATGCTCCTCGAAGACTTGATCAGCCTCTCCGAATGTTTTCTATCGTATTCAGCGTCGACGGTTTCGCTTCGCGATAAATGAACATTTTTCATGGGGCCCCTCAACGGTAATCCTCTTGCGGATAATAAATCGGATTCCGATCTGGACCTCAATAAATCACTATTTTTAAATATATCTTGTATTTTTTTCAGAGGAATCTCAGGTACTTTGAAGTCTGCCAACGATCGCGACTCTATCGCTAATTTATCACTATCTTTAGAACTTTTCTTCGACTCCAATTTCTTACGCATTTCGTAAATGGTTGTGTCGTATTTCTGTTCCAATATAAACAATTATTTAGCATACATAATTCGCATAACATTTTACAAATGTTAATTAAaacagaaaattaaaaaaattatgccAATTGTTGTACCTTAATTTGATTCAACAGATTAGCTTCTAAAGCTCGAAGTTTCTGCTTCGTTTGTTTCCTGACTTCCCTCTTCAAACGAGACATCTCTATTCTTCTTTCGGCCAATTTTTCTGTGAGCAACTCTATCCTTCCTTCGATGTCACTCGTATCGGACGAAACAGTAGTATCTATAAAATGATACATACTCCTCTCTGATACTTATCAGAGTTACAAGATATACGTTTATATAAAGCAAATAATTAAACGCGTATTATTATATGCATAATAGCTAATAACTCGTAGTGATTAATAAAATGTGCACGAATACATCCTAATAAGCTGTATCTTTTGAAAAATTTCTCACGTCTTTTAATAAATCAAATAGCTGTCGTTGAAAACTTATGAGCGATAATGTATCATAAAATGCATACCACGCAAAATACGAATGATATTACTTATAGACTAGAGCAGACCGCGAGTGTTTACGTAAATTCATATATCCGTAAACACAGAAGCAGATACGGAATCTGGATACAGATTTGCTTCATATCTCCTAAGTAATGTAACGCACGCTTCACTTTGCGTTCATTAGGGAAAGTTAATAGTAAAGTTAGTATCTAATG
The window above is part of the Xylocopa sonorina isolate GNS202 chromosome 3, iyXylSono1_principal, whole genome shotgun sequence genome. Proteins encoded here:
- the LOC143422511 gene encoding uncharacterized protein LOC143422511 isoform X2, which encodes MKSSSKKEDINAERKYVFFSDPDIIVQRAETSAAATQAKQEIEYQQHQDYITKQSSKNRSSNFPVELDLKELENLLSYNPIQPYPFTFISAVKRKLALDKGSEVCRKAHEINNESASQPVTVLKFDNGQNLQSADKMEFIRPLKVPDLKMSAKKLDFSNRENCASKELISPKFEAPSKELIHERTDKPTKSFERVQRRLDFSTSDVSSTINSEIEPLKVPNISISSNLSKKKEYVRENSREKENRSKRIRKDDSFSKQDEMTQDFLKRSRSPRHASRKDLSNNINDNTLVTKLKNDRLPFHMPRESDFTLTKHKTKNFATSTTKKVNDKKHRSVNTRSLKSRDTSLESKNRSYSNESLSERSSKLSDKITIRDPRNTFENFDYRYKDDLHMLKQVDDQKYIFSSENRQIKQHKITCHSQGKTGNVLFKEQSKRFEKVKPSTSKMDGKMYIINSKESEGVESITDSNVSVRTQSPSTVKSKDSEKIGPGINVIKSSKTSEDSKYTDDLLTQCISTNIQKEEDSFSQSIATTVKQTSNSNESNLNDSVLSNALLDPRRISFRDDNRSQQEDFCDLITPDMNLMPRSKRKRQFIQNSNLEADSKCSKHNTAKTETEQEGVPLLHPTALHMQFQAELHLLDSFNESLRQVMDVEKCLYSVKHEHEKQLPSQHSQSNDQIKSHFSKTIDERNIDDMEHCKEINKSHKHVATEQVFPIHTVHHITSQTMANEFDNVNKTTKPTVKAVEVQTQTVNDMATQTDIRPTRRNVQSRCSEICGIPYERGFVGDNEIPHLSLDSVEQFEDLDQIEEISLPSKLRTMSEISLHETTSSIRTETGTEISISTRDVTCSFNKYLDLQIAQLIKDEKQRYDKIEMLFKSREKTLNDRTKKLVKLEEQKRALRDTGQDSRVSSVKKKQRALLLKLQQEKDEMNRLKELHKIASQERKLMLQKQRNMFNPQMSTKNILTKLKRSADSQSPRRLSGPMKGYDIRSNSSMSSLVDSDKSQHDRSQTDPRMQMSENELHFSKIDLPKGNKFTNFVEESNASFLAFDKSDEATQSNASQEKCPYKTQRDGNKSKYEIKSRKFEEKMPRADVIRLKSHQHSVDPKLMSSHSMAVSGKYLFEKEKSPDQISELLQQSLDKSISEHAKSESDTLVEELSKKSKPSQVIDNHFQSIVSPREALKATATNSEILPEEVSSVSQDTVSKTSKSSQVSEDILQTHSKSSRRSSSKSIPTDMSKKTQYSSESKSNFKRRSSKCQKSKSSSSILTENILRSKSNSQMSEEFVKHHNKRTKMEKEFIQFDKNDENALLDKHAKDKNLKLLTNRIDDYNSKENVLCQKMFDKNVEAYENSFCSRGKSEHNFDDASTKSQISNFAVSHHSSGESDRNYSKSVVIRSQHHNLKTSKKLEQILNAREAALTSRKNCVEEWMAWHAKLRTEEDRVARMEQAALKLVTATSNVFSQQDTTVSSDTSDIEGRIELLTEKLAERRIEMSRLKREVRKQTKQKLRALEANLLNQIKKYDTTIYEMRKKLESKKSSKDSDKLAIESRSLADFKVPEIPLKKIQDIFKNSDLLRSRSESDLLSARGLPLRGPMKNVHLSRSETVDAEYDRKHSERLIKSSRSIRTLEHLSSAKMSTINRSAQSVFDESISEQIEIDKLGSVSMSSVSDDVRSEKNVPYGTRQYRNETQCNENASDTRKNSISEDVRTEISAPISEADVLAKSEAKLSKHDTIQSDLREYKSDFDTFSEQSRIKTVSSQSAVNKMHDSDQSHVSSRKSSNVQSSNAEIRTESANESPDFSKKLDFLRLNNQNLIEDISSLENELKILSEMMSRFNKQPNDRAKYELQNEEKSTSKDISDIHSVSDKNNEIFDVEAVKEKKSKDAELDKKDTNFEISQYLTNDTKLKSVANSNDSKSIVEKVDDVMSTIMPHKMSLSRSNSQEIDYKARSKEILNEIEKSIISEHIKHNENDLSRIEDNNLNLYEKTEKSSDDISVETNIKSVSEISSKIAQTKESVSTLGSVESEIVYPEKNVVASVEENSVVSHTLENHRSLDSIKSSFHSERSNSLQKNNSLNQYTDINHSSIINDVLTTRSHTENESDVISKQLSRNASIQQASVAEYVNELLRKQTSPQSSIKTIDSLLELKYTKDDRYQSITNDSTDSKAEEFELSTNESRKFTDTGKNEIQFVQVENIEFKEDSRKSIDGPKDILVHAVSVNRNEISKDGNQSRDIFTNKTLDKDDWTVSDSFDVQQDVAHSAWEKSQSQNSRSDNDDSSIFLRSKDISHSIDYKDQIFESNIISDAEDLEEPSLFIPKSESTKIDLHVTKPDEMVYHIEKAGLADKAEDILHTFTKENAKVQDQEDTVRSIETDDFQKAIHDSVIKILDRVEKSIEDNSIRDKIVLHSDIIGNKNEAKVAVDEERKSITNTSILQDKSLEEIEVKLDEISNETASLNIDADTNIKKDVTADEVHTEYVIDVHLELKDEDTYRSETKSGGIVITELEPGSVESESLSELDIDAKIELAEEETVEANKCEDKVETEEKVTQEEEPLKPIVEQDSSDGEQLDNLIEVAESGLDVIEKETKCSIDSATEAESLSHDKTDTQAVEIQEIGIRNETDLATSVSVNDVKTAKDVEVAVNDVSLHTINKTFDVLKDPEYEDISEESLEVSEIFDKSERQRSAAVQKSSSIPERYEAVQKSEEVLKILDGITQRSYSSTETETDRFQSNKHSSEDSEKPRAEISDKDSVVPINLDNKVVEDTSKEDEQSPADNFEYQKSKTVTPEVENQSIQTVISPIEAEEKGKQEQDVLSESSEGRDTPKGVSEIEMDSPRDLNDSRLDIDALNDDLLNGTAAENQSADSKDTFHATPIVATSEKDIEVMIDKLKASLDQPGVEVADWEAKLLRIEQLQIELEIKKLEAEEESYYFREIPNKPPPPYTPPGGSKRVSTSLGSPSPPPAVIPSNIEELTAFTEKATAIIFKAKEAGEDIMSLEAPPEICELTKENDETVKKDRRIYNAFLFDLCKETIAEVYQAEYEKPGPSWTKPNVKTKPAMKMPKSIDELNAYVNKEVATLFGFKTKLQRENMVMRWSRKRRDRVDELLAREAQAEEDEWTKFHHDELAVKNGLTVTILDTLLMETVNVVKVAYAKKRKVMV
- the LOC143422511 gene encoding uncharacterized protein LOC143422511 isoform X1, producing MKSSSKKEDINAERKYVFFSDPDIIVQRAETSAAATQAKQEIEYQQHQDYITKQSSKNRSSNFPVELDLKELENLLSYNPIQPYPFTFISAVKRKLALDKGSEVCRKAHEINNESASQPVTVLKFDNGQNLQSADKMEFIRPLKVPDLKMSAKKLDFSNRENCASKELISPKFEAPSKELIHERTDKPTKSFERVQRRLDFSTSDVSSTINSEIEPLKVPNISISSNLSKKKEYVRENSREKENRSKRIRKDDSFSKQDEMTQDFLKRSRSPRHASRKDLSNNINDNTLVTKLKNDRLPFHMPRESDFTLTKHKTKNFATSTTKKVNDKKHRSVNTRSLKSRDTSLESKNRSYSNESLSERSSKLSDKITIRDPRNTFENFDYRYKDDLHMLKQVDDQKYIFSSENRQIKQHKITCHSQGKTGNVLFKEQSKRFEKVKPSTSKMDGKMYIINSKESEGVESITDSNVSVRTQSPSTVKSKDSEKIGPGINVIKSSKTSEDSKYTDDLLTQCISTNIQKEEDSFSQSIATTVKQTSNSNESNLNDSVLSNALLDPRRISFRDDNRSQQEDFCDLITPDMNLMPRSKRKRQFIQNSNLEADSKCSKHNTAKTETEQEGVPLLHPTALHMQFQAELHLLDSFNESLRQVMDVEKCLYSVKHEHEKQLPSQHSQSNDQIKSHFSKTIDERNIDDMEHCKEINKSHKHVATEQVFPIHTVHHITSQTMANEFDNVNKTTKPTVKAVEVQTQTVNDMATQTDIRPTRRNVQSRCSEICGIPYERGFVGDNEIPHLSLDSVEQFEDLDQIEEISLPSKLRTMSEISLHETTSSIRTETGTEISISTRDVTCSFNKYLDLQIAQLIKDEKQRYDKIEMLFKSREKTLNDRTKKLVKLEEQKRALRDTGQDSRVSSVKKKQRALLLKLQQEKDEMNRLKELHKIASQERKLMLQKQRNMFNPQMSTKNILTKLKRSADSQSPRRLSGPMKGYDIRSNSSMSSLVDSDKSQHDRSQTDPRMQMSENELHFSKIDLPKGNKFTNFVEESNASFLAFDKSDEATQSNASQEKCPYKTQRDGNKSKYEIKSRKFEEKMPRADVIRLKSHQHSVDPKLMSSHSMAVSGKYLFEKEKSPDQISELLQQSLDKSISEHAKSESDTLVEELSKKSKPSQVIDNHFQSIVSPREALKATATNSEILPEEVSSVSQDTVSKTSKSSQVSEDILQTHSKSSRRSSSKSIPTDMSKKTQYSSESKSNFKRRSSKCQKSKSSSSILTENILRSKSNSQMSEEFVKHHNKRTKMEKEFIQFDKNDENALLDKHAKDKNLKLLTNRIDDYNSKENVLCQKMFDKNVEAYENSFCSRGKSEHNFDDASTKSQISNFAVSHHSSGESDRNYSKSVVIRSQHHNLKTSKKLEQILNAREAALTSRKNCVEEWMAWHAKLRTEEDRVARMEQAALKLVTATSNVFSQQERSMYHFIDTTVSSDTSDIEGRIELLTEKLAERRIEMSRLKREVRKQTKQKLRALEANLLNQIKKYDTTIYEMRKKLESKKSSKDSDKLAIESRSLADFKVPEIPLKKIQDIFKNSDLLRSRSESDLLSARGLPLRGPMKNVHLSRSETVDAEYDRKHSERLIKSSRSIRTLEHLSSAKMSTINRSAQSVFDESISEQIEIDKLGSVSMSSVSDDVRSEKNVPYGTRQYRNETQCNENASDTRKNSISEDVRTEISAPISEADVLAKSEAKLSKHDTIQSDLREYKSDFDTFSEQSRIKTVSSQSAVNKMHDSDQSHVSSRKSSNVQSSNAEIRTESANESPDFSKKLDFLRLNNQNLIEDISSLENELKILSEMMSRFNKQPNDRAKYELQNEEKSTSKDISDIHSVSDKNNEIFDVEAVKEKKSKDAELDKKDTNFEISQYLTNDTKLKSVANSNDSKSIVEKVDDVMSTIMPHKMSLSRSNSQEIDYKARSKEILNEIEKSIISEHIKHNENDLSRIEDNNLNLYEKTEKSSDDISVETNIKSVSEISSKIAQTKESVSTLGSVESEIVYPEKNVVASVEENSVVSHTLENHRSLDSIKSSFHSERSNSLQKNNSLNQYTDINHSSIINDVLTTRSHTENESDVISKQLSRNASIQQASVAEYVNELLRKQTSPQSSIKTIDSLLELKYTKDDRYQSITNDSTDSKAEEFELSTNESRKFTDTGKNEIQFVQVENIEFKEDSRKSIDGPKDILVHAVSVNRNEISKDGNQSRDIFTNKTLDKDDWTVSDSFDVQQDVAHSAWEKSQSQNSRSDNDDSSIFLRSKDISHSIDYKDQIFESNIISDAEDLEEPSLFIPKSESTKIDLHVTKPDEMVYHIEKAGLADKAEDILHTFTKENAKVQDQEDTVRSIETDDFQKAIHDSVIKILDRVEKSIEDNSIRDKIVLHSDIIGNKNEAKVAVDEERKSITNTSILQDKSLEEIEVKLDEISNETASLNIDADTNIKKDVTADEVHTEYVIDVHLELKDEDTYRSETKSGGIVITELEPGSVESESLSELDIDAKIELAEEETVEANKCEDKVETEEKVTQEEEPLKPIVEQDSSDGEQLDNLIEVAESGLDVIEKETKCSIDSATEAESLSHDKTDTQAVEIQEIGIRNETDLATSVSVNDVKTAKDVEVAVNDVSLHTINKTFDVLKDPEYEDISEESLEVSEIFDKSERQRSAAVQKSSSIPERYEAVQKSEEVLKILDGITQRSYSSTETETDRFQSNKHSSEDSEKPRAEISDKDSVVPINLDNKVVEDTSKEDEQSPADNFEYQKSKTVTPEVENQSIQTVISPIEAEEKGKQEQDVLSESSEGRDTPKGVSEIEMDSPRDLNDSRLDIDALNDDLLNGTAAENQSADSKDTFHATPIVATSEKDIEVMIDKLKASLDQPGVEVADWEAKLLRIEQLQIELEIKKLEAEEESYYFREIPNKPPPPYTPPGGSKRVSTSLGSPSPPPAVIPSNIEELTAFTEKATAIIFKAKEAGEDIMSLEAPPEICELTKENDETVKKDRRIYNAFLFDLCKETIAEVYQAEYEKPGPSWTKPNVKTKPAMKMPKSIDELNAYVNKEVATLFGFKTKLQRENMVMRWSRKRRDRVDELLAREAQAEEDEWTKFHHDELAVKNGLTVTILDTLLMETVNVVKVAYAKKRKVMV